In one window of Notolabrus celidotus isolate fNotCel1 chromosome 17, fNotCel1.pri, whole genome shotgun sequence DNA:
- the slc12a7b gene encoding solute carrier family 12 member 7 isoform X4, whose amino-acid sequence MGERFVVVPVDGRVGVAGEGEHSDAVVADPAPDPGGSSSSSAGTVEGKEAGEDSVFELQDPNAVVPILEYNREPNKYGDGVPKENSPFINNTDNDKGNSYDGTNMALFEEEMDSNPMVSSLLNKLANYTNLTQGAQEHEEADDDEGPKKKAVKSPQMGTFMGVYLPCLQNILGVILFLRLTWIVGTAGILESLAIVVLCCSCTMLTAISMSAIATNGVVPAGGSYYMISRSLGPEFGGAVGLCFYLGTTFAGSMYILGTIEILLTYIVPKAAIFVATKKEDEVDALLNNMRVYGTCCLVLMSLVVFVGVKYVNKLALVFLACVILSILAIYAGVIKTIFEPPDFPVCMLGNRTLQNHNFDSCLKTEIIDNVTVTTKLWELFCNGPDLNATCNDYFTNNNVTLIQGIPGLKSGVITDNMWSDYGPLGMKVETKDLESISGGDTSRDIYMPYVVNDITSFFTLLVGIYFPSVTGIMAGSNRSGDLRDAQKSIPIGTILAIATTSFIYVTCVVLFGASIEGVLLRDKFGDSVKGNLVIGTLSWPSPWVIVIGSFFSCCGAGLQSLTGAPRLLQAIARDGIVPFLQVFGHGKANGEPTWALLLTGGICEIGILIASLDAVAPILSMFFLMCYLFVNLACAVQTLLRTPNWRPRFKYYHWALSFLGMSLCLALMFISSWYYAIVAMVIAGCIYKYIEYRGAEKEWGDGIRGLSLNAARYALIRLEEAPPHTKNWRPQLLVLLNVDSDQGVKHPRLLSFTTQLKAGKGLTIVGNVLEGTYLTKDAEAKKAEQNIKSAMSAERTKGFCHVVVSSNLRDGFSHLIQSAGLGGMKHNSVLMAWPGTWRQSNDPQSWKNFIETVRETTAAHQALLVAKNVDSFPTNQDRLGEGTIDVWWVVHDGGLLMLLPFLLRQHKVWRKCKMRIFTVAQMDDNSIQMKKDLQMFLYHLRLDAEVEVVEMHDNDISAFTYEKTLVMEQRSQMLKQMQLSRTEREREAQLIHDRNTASHAINDKAETGPDRVHMTWTKEKLFMERNRNRECNANVAARDLFNMKPNQSNVRRMHTAIKLNEVVVNKSQGAHLVLLNMPGPPKNRGGDENYMEFLEVLLEGLNRVLLVRGGGREVITIYS is encoded by the exons gtgATGGCGTCCCAAAGGAAAACAGTCCCTTTATCAACAACACAGACAATGACAAAGGCAACAGCTATGATGGCACCAACATGGCCCTTTTCGAG GAGGAGATGGACAGCAACCCCATGGTGTCATCTCTCCTCAACAAACTGGCAAACTACACCAACCTCACCCAAGGGGCCCAGGAACACGAGGAGGCTGACGATGACGAGGGGCCAAAGAAGAAAGCTGTTAAG AGCCCTCAGATGGGGACCTTCATGGGTGTCTACCTCCCCTGCCTCCagaatattttgggggtcatccTGTTTCTGCGACTTACCTGGATCGTCGGCACCGCTGGCATCCTGGAATCCCTGGCTATTGTCGTCTTGTGCTGCTCCTGC ACCATGCTGACAGCTATTTCCATGAGTGCTATTGCAACTAATGGTGTTGTGCCAG CCGGAGGCTCGTACTACATGATCTCCAGATCTCTGGGCCCTGAGTTTGGTGGAGCTGTAGGTCTCTGCTTCTACTTGGGCACAACCTTTGCAGGCTCCATGTACATCCTGGGTACAATAGAGATTCTCCTG ACTTACATCGTGCCTAAAGCAGCCATCTTTGTGGCAACGAAAAAGGAGGATGAGGTGGATGCCCTGCTTAATAACATGCGTGTTTATGGCACATGTTGCCTAGTACTGATGTCCTTAGTAGTTTTTGTAGGAGTGAAATATGTCAACAAGCTCGCTCTAGTCTTCCTGGCCTGTGTCATTCTGTCCATCCTCGCCATCTACGCTGGAGTCATCAAGACCATCTTTGAGCCACCAGACTTTCC TGTTTGCATGTTGGGAAATCGCACTCTGCAGAATCACAACTTCGACAGTTGTCTGAAGACAGAGATCATAGACAATGTGACGGTCACGACCAAGCTGTGGGAGTTGTTCTGTAACGGACCCGACCTCAACGCCACCTGCAACGACtacttcaccaacaacaatgTCACCTTGATACAGGGCATACCCGGACTGAAGAGCGGAGTCATTACAG ATAACATGTGGTCAGATTACGGCCCTCTGGGTATGAAGGTAGAGACTAAGGACTTGGAATCTATTTCAGGAGGTGACACCTCCCGGGACATCTACATGCCGTATGTAGTCAATGACATCACTTCCTTCTTCACACTGCTGGTCGGCATTTACTTTCCATCTGTCACTG GTATCATGGCGGGTTCAAACCGGTCAGGAGACTTGCGGGATGCCCAGAAGTCCATCCCCATTGGGACCATCCTGGCTATCGCTACCACCTCCTTCATCT ACGTCACCTGTGTCGTGCTCTTCGGTGCCTCCATTGAGGGAGTTCTGCTTCGAGACAA aTTTGGCGACTCTGTGAAAGGGAACCTCGTCATTGGCACCTTATCATGGCCCTCGCCCTGGGTTATTGTGATTGGctccttcttctcctgctgCGGGGCGGGGCTACAGAGTCTGACGGGCGCCCCTCGGCTCCTGCAGGCCATAGCACGAGATGGCATCGTACCTTTCTTACAG GTGTTCGGTCATGGGAAAGCCAACGGAGAGCCGACCTGGGCTCTGCTGCTGACTGGTGGGATCTGTGAGATCGGCATCCTCATCGCCTCCCTGGATGCTGTGGCACCAATTCTCTCCAT GTTCTTCCTCATGTGTTACTTGTTTGTCAACCTGGCCTGTGCAGTTCAGACGCTGCTGCGGACGCCAAACTGGAGACCACGCTTCAAATACTATCACTG GGCTTTATCCTTTTTGGGAATGAGCTTGTGTCTTGCTCTCATGTTCATCTCCTCTTGGTATTACGCTATTGTGGCCATGGTTATCGCAGGCTGCATCTACAAATACATCGAGTACAGAGG GGCAGAGAAGGAGTGGGGAGATGGCATCCGAGGCCTGTCTCTAAATGCAGCACGCTACGCCCTGATTCGTCTAGAGGAGGCTCCACCACACACAAAGAACTggag GCCTCAGTTGTTGGTCCTCCTGAATGTGGACTCTGATCAAGGGGTCAAACACCCTCGTCTGCTGTCTTTCACCACTCAGCTAAAAGCAGGAAAAGGCCTGACGATAGTGGGAAATGTCCTCGAGGGAACCTATCTCACCAAAGACGCAGAAGCCAAGAAGGCTGAGCAG aaCATCAAGTCGGCCATGTCAGCAGAGCGAACCAAAGGTTTCTGCCACGTGGTGGTGTCTTCAAATCTCAGAGACGGCTTCTCCCACCTCATCCAGTCTGCAGGGCTGGGAGGCATGAAGCACAACTCAGTCCTGATGGCCTGGCCTGGGACTTGGAGGCAATCCAATGACCCTCAGTCATGGAAGAATTTCATAG AGACCGTGCGGGAGACCACAGCCGCCCATCAGGCCTTGCTTGTGGCGAAGAACGTGGACAGTTTCCCCACCAACCAGGACCGCCTCGGTGAGGGAACCATTGACGTGTGGTGGGTGGTTCACGATGGAGgcctgctgatgctgctgcccTTCCTTCTGCGACAGCACAAG GTTTGGAGGAAGTGCAAGATGCGTATCTTCACCGTGGCCCAGATGGATGACAACAGCATCCAGATGAAGAAAGACCTCCAGATGTTCCTCTACCACCTGCGGCTGGATGCAGAAGTGGAAGTAGTGGAGATG CACGATAATGACATCTCAGCCTTCACCTATGAGAAGACGCTGGTGATGGAGCAGAGGTCTCAGATGCTGAAACAGATGCAGCTCTCCaggactgaaagagagagagag GCCCAGCTCATCCATGACAGAAACACAGCCTCTCATGCCATCAATGACAAAGCTGAAACGGGGCCCGATCGGGTTCACATGACCTGGACCAAGGAAAAGCTCTTCATGGAGCGTAATCGTAATCGCGAGTGCAATGCCAACGTGGCTGCACGCGACTTATTTAACATGAAACC GAACCAGTCTAACGTTCGTCGGATGCACACAGCTATCAAACTGAACGAGGTGGTGGTGAACAAGTCGCAGGGAGCTCACCTGGTTCTGCTCAACATGCCAGGACCGCCcaagaacagaggaggagatgagaacT ACATGGAGTTCCTGGAGGTTCTCCTCGAAGGTCTCAATCGGGTCCTCCTGGTGCGAGGCGGTGGACGTGAAGTCATCACCATCTAttcttaa
- the slc12a7b gene encoding solute carrier family 12 member 7 isoform X2: protein MGERFVVVPVDGRVGVAGEGEHSDAVVADPAPDPGGSSSSSAGTVEGKEAGEDSVFELQDPNAVVPILEYNREPNKYGDGVPKENSPFINNTDNDKGNSYDGTNMALFEEEMDSNPMVSSLLNKLANYTNLTQGAQEHEEADDDEGPKKKAVKSPQMGTFMGVYLPCLQNILGVILFLRLTWIVGTAGILESLAIVVLCCSCTMLTAISMSAIATNGVVPAGGSYYMISRSLGPEFGGAVGLCFYLGTTFAGSMYILGTIEILLTYIVPKAAIFVATKKEDEVDALLNNMRVYGTCCLVLMSLVVFVGVKYVNKLALVFLACVILSILAIYAGVIKTIFEPPDFPVCMLGNRTLQNHNFDSCLKTEIIDNVTVTTKLWELFCNGPDLNATCNDYFTNNNVTLIQGIPGLKSGVITDNMWSDYGPLGMKVETKDLESISGGDTSRDIYMPYVVNDITSFFTLLVGIYFPSVTGIMAGSNRSGDLRDAQKSIPIGTILAIATTSFIYVTCVVLFGASIEGVLLRDKFGDSVKGNLVIGTLSWPSPWVIVIGSFFSCCGAGLQSLTGAPRLLQAIARDGIVPFLQVFGHGKANGEPTWALLLTGGICEIGILIASLDAVAPILSMFFLMCYLFVNLACAVQTLLRTPNWRPRFKYYHWALSFLGMSLCLALMFISSWYYAIVAMVIAGCIYKYIEYRGAEKEWGDGIRGLSLNAARYALIRLEEAPPHTKNWRPQLLVLLNVDSDQGVKHPRLLSFTTQLKAGKGLTIVGNVLEGTYLTKDAEAKKAEQNIKSAMSAERTKGFCHVVVSSNLRDGFSHLIQSAGLGGMKHNSVLMAWPGTWRQSNDPQSWKNFIETVRETTAAHQALLVAKNVDSFPTNQDRLGEGTIDVWWVVHDGGLLMLLPFLLRQHKVWRKCKMRIFTVAQMDDNSIQMKKDLQMFLYHLRLDAEVEVVEMHDNDISAFTYEKTLVMEQRSQMLKQMQLSRTEREREIQSITDESRSSIRRKNQEAAEGTNLSRQPSQLGDTQEDEAQLIHDRNTASHAINDKAETGPDRVHMTWTKEKLFMERNRNRECNANVAARDLFNMKPNQSNVRRMHTAIKLNEVVVNKSQGAHLVLLNMPGPPKNRGGDENYMEFLEVLLEGLNRVLLVRGGGREVITIYS, encoded by the exons gtgATGGCGTCCCAAAGGAAAACAGTCCCTTTATCAACAACACAGACAATGACAAAGGCAACAGCTATGATGGCACCAACATGGCCCTTTTCGAG GAGGAGATGGACAGCAACCCCATGGTGTCATCTCTCCTCAACAAACTGGCAAACTACACCAACCTCACCCAAGGGGCCCAGGAACACGAGGAGGCTGACGATGACGAGGGGCCAAAGAAGAAAGCTGTTAAG AGCCCTCAGATGGGGACCTTCATGGGTGTCTACCTCCCCTGCCTCCagaatattttgggggtcatccTGTTTCTGCGACTTACCTGGATCGTCGGCACCGCTGGCATCCTGGAATCCCTGGCTATTGTCGTCTTGTGCTGCTCCTGC ACCATGCTGACAGCTATTTCCATGAGTGCTATTGCAACTAATGGTGTTGTGCCAG CCGGAGGCTCGTACTACATGATCTCCAGATCTCTGGGCCCTGAGTTTGGTGGAGCTGTAGGTCTCTGCTTCTACTTGGGCACAACCTTTGCAGGCTCCATGTACATCCTGGGTACAATAGAGATTCTCCTG ACTTACATCGTGCCTAAAGCAGCCATCTTTGTGGCAACGAAAAAGGAGGATGAGGTGGATGCCCTGCTTAATAACATGCGTGTTTATGGCACATGTTGCCTAGTACTGATGTCCTTAGTAGTTTTTGTAGGAGTGAAATATGTCAACAAGCTCGCTCTAGTCTTCCTGGCCTGTGTCATTCTGTCCATCCTCGCCATCTACGCTGGAGTCATCAAGACCATCTTTGAGCCACCAGACTTTCC TGTTTGCATGTTGGGAAATCGCACTCTGCAGAATCACAACTTCGACAGTTGTCTGAAGACAGAGATCATAGACAATGTGACGGTCACGACCAAGCTGTGGGAGTTGTTCTGTAACGGACCCGACCTCAACGCCACCTGCAACGACtacttcaccaacaacaatgTCACCTTGATACAGGGCATACCCGGACTGAAGAGCGGAGTCATTACAG ATAACATGTGGTCAGATTACGGCCCTCTGGGTATGAAGGTAGAGACTAAGGACTTGGAATCTATTTCAGGAGGTGACACCTCCCGGGACATCTACATGCCGTATGTAGTCAATGACATCACTTCCTTCTTCACACTGCTGGTCGGCATTTACTTTCCATCTGTCACTG GTATCATGGCGGGTTCAAACCGGTCAGGAGACTTGCGGGATGCCCAGAAGTCCATCCCCATTGGGACCATCCTGGCTATCGCTACCACCTCCTTCATCT ACGTCACCTGTGTCGTGCTCTTCGGTGCCTCCATTGAGGGAGTTCTGCTTCGAGACAA aTTTGGCGACTCTGTGAAAGGGAACCTCGTCATTGGCACCTTATCATGGCCCTCGCCCTGGGTTATTGTGATTGGctccttcttctcctgctgCGGGGCGGGGCTACAGAGTCTGACGGGCGCCCCTCGGCTCCTGCAGGCCATAGCACGAGATGGCATCGTACCTTTCTTACAG GTGTTCGGTCATGGGAAAGCCAACGGAGAGCCGACCTGGGCTCTGCTGCTGACTGGTGGGATCTGTGAGATCGGCATCCTCATCGCCTCCCTGGATGCTGTGGCACCAATTCTCTCCAT GTTCTTCCTCATGTGTTACTTGTTTGTCAACCTGGCCTGTGCAGTTCAGACGCTGCTGCGGACGCCAAACTGGAGACCACGCTTCAAATACTATCACTG GGCTTTATCCTTTTTGGGAATGAGCTTGTGTCTTGCTCTCATGTTCATCTCCTCTTGGTATTACGCTATTGTGGCCATGGTTATCGCAGGCTGCATCTACAAATACATCGAGTACAGAGG GGCAGAGAAGGAGTGGGGAGATGGCATCCGAGGCCTGTCTCTAAATGCAGCACGCTACGCCCTGATTCGTCTAGAGGAGGCTCCACCACACACAAAGAACTggag GCCTCAGTTGTTGGTCCTCCTGAATGTGGACTCTGATCAAGGGGTCAAACACCCTCGTCTGCTGTCTTTCACCACTCAGCTAAAAGCAGGAAAAGGCCTGACGATAGTGGGAAATGTCCTCGAGGGAACCTATCTCACCAAAGACGCAGAAGCCAAGAAGGCTGAGCAG aaCATCAAGTCGGCCATGTCAGCAGAGCGAACCAAAGGTTTCTGCCACGTGGTGGTGTCTTCAAATCTCAGAGACGGCTTCTCCCACCTCATCCAGTCTGCAGGGCTGGGAGGCATGAAGCACAACTCAGTCCTGATGGCCTGGCCTGGGACTTGGAGGCAATCCAATGACCCTCAGTCATGGAAGAATTTCATAG AGACCGTGCGGGAGACCACAGCCGCCCATCAGGCCTTGCTTGTGGCGAAGAACGTGGACAGTTTCCCCACCAACCAGGACCGCCTCGGTGAGGGAACCATTGACGTGTGGTGGGTGGTTCACGATGGAGgcctgctgatgctgctgcccTTCCTTCTGCGACAGCACAAG GTTTGGAGGAAGTGCAAGATGCGTATCTTCACCGTGGCCCAGATGGATGACAACAGCATCCAGATGAAGAAAGACCTCCAGATGTTCCTCTACCACCTGCGGCTGGATGCAGAAGTGGAAGTAGTGGAGATG CACGATAATGACATCTCAGCCTTCACCTATGAGAAGACGCTGGTGATGGAGCAGAGGTCTCAGATGCTGAAACAGATGCAGCTCTCCaggactgaaagagagagagag ATTCAGAGTATCACTGATGAGTCGCGTAGCTCGATCCGGAGGAAGAACCAGGAAGCTGCCGAGGGCACCAACCTCAGCCGGCAGCCCTCACAGTTGGGGGACACTCAGGAGGACGAG GCCCAGCTCATCCATGACAGAAACACAGCCTCTCATGCCATCAATGACAAAGCTGAAACGGGGCCCGATCGGGTTCACATGACCTGGACCAAGGAAAAGCTCTTCATGGAGCGTAATCGTAATCGCGAGTGCAATGCCAACGTGGCTGCACGCGACTTATTTAACATGAAACC GAACCAGTCTAACGTTCGTCGGATGCACACAGCTATCAAACTGAACGAGGTGGTGGTGAACAAGTCGCAGGGAGCTCACCTGGTTCTGCTCAACATGCCAGGACCGCCcaagaacagaggaggagatgagaacT ACATGGAGTTCCTGGAGGTTCTCCTCGAAGGTCTCAATCGGGTCCTCCTGGTGCGAGGCGGTGGACGTGAAGTCATCACCATCTAttcttaa
- the slc12a7b gene encoding solute carrier family 12 member 7 isoform X1, translating into MGERFVVVPVDGRVGVAGEGEHSDAVVADPAPDPGGSSSSSAGTVEGKEAGEDSVFELQDPNAVVPILEYNREPNKYGDGVPKENSPFINNTDNDKGNSYDGTNMALFEEEMDSNPMVSSLLNKLANYTNLTQGAQEHEEADDDEGPKKKAVKSPQMGTFMGVYLPCLQNILGVILFLRLTWIVGTAGILESLAIVVLCCSCTMLTAISMSAIATNGVVPAGGSYYMISRSLGPEFGGAVGLCFYLGTTFAGSMYILGTIEILLTYIVPKAAIFVATKKEDEVDALLNNMRVYGTCCLVLMSLVVFVGVKYVNKLALVFLACVILSILAIYAGVIKTIFEPPDFPVCMLGNRTLQNHNFDSCLKTEIIDNVTVTTKLWELFCNGPDLNATCNDYFTNNNVTLIQGIPGLKSGVITDNMWSDYGPLGMKVETKDLESISGGDTSRDIYMPYVVNDITSFFTLLVGIYFPSVTGIMAGSNRSGDLRDAQKSIPIGTILAIATTSFIYVTCVVLFGASIEGVLLRDKFGDSVKGNLVIGTLSWPSPWVIVIGSFFSCCGAGLQSLTGAPRLLQAIARDGIVPFLQVFGHGKANGEPTWALLLTGGICEIGILIASLDAVAPILSMFFLMCYLFVNLACAVQTLLRTPNWRPRFKYYHWALSFLGMSLCLALMFISSWYYAIVAMVIAGCIYKYIEYRGAEKEWGDGIRGLSLNAARYALIRLEEAPPHTKNWRPQLLVLLNVDSDQGVKHPRLLSFTTQLKAGKGLTIVGNVLEGTYLTKDAEAKKAEQNIKSAMSAERTKGFCHVVVSSNLRDGFSHLIQSAGLGGMKHNSVLMAWPGTWRQSNDPQSWKNFIETVRETTAAHQALLVAKNVDSFPTNQDRLGEGTIDVWWVVHDGGLLMLLPFLLRQHKVWRKCKMRIFTVAQMDDNSIQMKKDLQMFLYHLRLDAEVEVVEMHDNDISAFTYEKTLVMEQRSQMLKQMQLSRTEREREIQSITDESRSSIRRKNQEAAEGTNLSRQPSQLGDTQEDEAQLIHDRNTASHAINDKAETGPDRVHMTWTKEKLFMERNRNRECNANVAARDLFNMKPEWESLNQSNVRRMHTAIKLNEVVVNKSQGAHLVLLNMPGPPKNRGGDENYMEFLEVLLEGLNRVLLVRGGGREVITIYS; encoded by the exons gtgATGGCGTCCCAAAGGAAAACAGTCCCTTTATCAACAACACAGACAATGACAAAGGCAACAGCTATGATGGCACCAACATGGCCCTTTTCGAG GAGGAGATGGACAGCAACCCCATGGTGTCATCTCTCCTCAACAAACTGGCAAACTACACCAACCTCACCCAAGGGGCCCAGGAACACGAGGAGGCTGACGATGACGAGGGGCCAAAGAAGAAAGCTGTTAAG AGCCCTCAGATGGGGACCTTCATGGGTGTCTACCTCCCCTGCCTCCagaatattttgggggtcatccTGTTTCTGCGACTTACCTGGATCGTCGGCACCGCTGGCATCCTGGAATCCCTGGCTATTGTCGTCTTGTGCTGCTCCTGC ACCATGCTGACAGCTATTTCCATGAGTGCTATTGCAACTAATGGTGTTGTGCCAG CCGGAGGCTCGTACTACATGATCTCCAGATCTCTGGGCCCTGAGTTTGGTGGAGCTGTAGGTCTCTGCTTCTACTTGGGCACAACCTTTGCAGGCTCCATGTACATCCTGGGTACAATAGAGATTCTCCTG ACTTACATCGTGCCTAAAGCAGCCATCTTTGTGGCAACGAAAAAGGAGGATGAGGTGGATGCCCTGCTTAATAACATGCGTGTTTATGGCACATGTTGCCTAGTACTGATGTCCTTAGTAGTTTTTGTAGGAGTGAAATATGTCAACAAGCTCGCTCTAGTCTTCCTGGCCTGTGTCATTCTGTCCATCCTCGCCATCTACGCTGGAGTCATCAAGACCATCTTTGAGCCACCAGACTTTCC TGTTTGCATGTTGGGAAATCGCACTCTGCAGAATCACAACTTCGACAGTTGTCTGAAGACAGAGATCATAGACAATGTGACGGTCACGACCAAGCTGTGGGAGTTGTTCTGTAACGGACCCGACCTCAACGCCACCTGCAACGACtacttcaccaacaacaatgTCACCTTGATACAGGGCATACCCGGACTGAAGAGCGGAGTCATTACAG ATAACATGTGGTCAGATTACGGCCCTCTGGGTATGAAGGTAGAGACTAAGGACTTGGAATCTATTTCAGGAGGTGACACCTCCCGGGACATCTACATGCCGTATGTAGTCAATGACATCACTTCCTTCTTCACACTGCTGGTCGGCATTTACTTTCCATCTGTCACTG GTATCATGGCGGGTTCAAACCGGTCAGGAGACTTGCGGGATGCCCAGAAGTCCATCCCCATTGGGACCATCCTGGCTATCGCTACCACCTCCTTCATCT ACGTCACCTGTGTCGTGCTCTTCGGTGCCTCCATTGAGGGAGTTCTGCTTCGAGACAA aTTTGGCGACTCTGTGAAAGGGAACCTCGTCATTGGCACCTTATCATGGCCCTCGCCCTGGGTTATTGTGATTGGctccttcttctcctgctgCGGGGCGGGGCTACAGAGTCTGACGGGCGCCCCTCGGCTCCTGCAGGCCATAGCACGAGATGGCATCGTACCTTTCTTACAG GTGTTCGGTCATGGGAAAGCCAACGGAGAGCCGACCTGGGCTCTGCTGCTGACTGGTGGGATCTGTGAGATCGGCATCCTCATCGCCTCCCTGGATGCTGTGGCACCAATTCTCTCCAT GTTCTTCCTCATGTGTTACTTGTTTGTCAACCTGGCCTGTGCAGTTCAGACGCTGCTGCGGACGCCAAACTGGAGACCACGCTTCAAATACTATCACTG GGCTTTATCCTTTTTGGGAATGAGCTTGTGTCTTGCTCTCATGTTCATCTCCTCTTGGTATTACGCTATTGTGGCCATGGTTATCGCAGGCTGCATCTACAAATACATCGAGTACAGAGG GGCAGAGAAGGAGTGGGGAGATGGCATCCGAGGCCTGTCTCTAAATGCAGCACGCTACGCCCTGATTCGTCTAGAGGAGGCTCCACCACACACAAAGAACTggag GCCTCAGTTGTTGGTCCTCCTGAATGTGGACTCTGATCAAGGGGTCAAACACCCTCGTCTGCTGTCTTTCACCACTCAGCTAAAAGCAGGAAAAGGCCTGACGATAGTGGGAAATGTCCTCGAGGGAACCTATCTCACCAAAGACGCAGAAGCCAAGAAGGCTGAGCAG aaCATCAAGTCGGCCATGTCAGCAGAGCGAACCAAAGGTTTCTGCCACGTGGTGGTGTCTTCAAATCTCAGAGACGGCTTCTCCCACCTCATCCAGTCTGCAGGGCTGGGAGGCATGAAGCACAACTCAGTCCTGATGGCCTGGCCTGGGACTTGGAGGCAATCCAATGACCCTCAGTCATGGAAGAATTTCATAG AGACCGTGCGGGAGACCACAGCCGCCCATCAGGCCTTGCTTGTGGCGAAGAACGTGGACAGTTTCCCCACCAACCAGGACCGCCTCGGTGAGGGAACCATTGACGTGTGGTGGGTGGTTCACGATGGAGgcctgctgatgctgctgcccTTCCTTCTGCGACAGCACAAG GTTTGGAGGAAGTGCAAGATGCGTATCTTCACCGTGGCCCAGATGGATGACAACAGCATCCAGATGAAGAAAGACCTCCAGATGTTCCTCTACCACCTGCGGCTGGATGCAGAAGTGGAAGTAGTGGAGATG CACGATAATGACATCTCAGCCTTCACCTATGAGAAGACGCTGGTGATGGAGCAGAGGTCTCAGATGCTGAAACAGATGCAGCTCTCCaggactgaaagagagagagag ATTCAGAGTATCACTGATGAGTCGCGTAGCTCGATCCGGAGGAAGAACCAGGAAGCTGCCGAGGGCACCAACCTCAGCCGGCAGCCCTCACAGTTGGGGGACACTCAGGAGGACGAG GCCCAGCTCATCCATGACAGAAACACAGCCTCTCATGCCATCAATGACAAAGCTGAAACGGGGCCCGATCGGGTTCACATGACCTGGACCAAGGAAAAGCTCTTCATGGAGCGTAATCGTAATCGCGAGTGCAATGCCAACGTGGCTGCACGCGACTTATTTAACATGAAACC AGAGTGGGAGAGTCT GAACCAGTCTAACGTTCGTCGGATGCACACAGCTATCAAACTGAACGAGGTGGTGGTGAACAAGTCGCAGGGAGCTCACCTGGTTCTGCTCAACATGCCAGGACCGCCcaagaacagaggaggagatgagaacT ACATGGAGTTCCTGGAGGTTCTCCTCGAAGGTCTCAATCGGGTCCTCCTGGTGCGAGGCGGTGGACGTGAAGTCATCACCATCTAttcttaa